The segment GGAGATCACCGCACCCGCCGACGGCCGCATCGCGCAGATCCTGGTGCCGGCCGGCGGCACCTTTGCCCGGGGCAAGCCCATCGCCACGCTGGCCTGATGCCCATCACCAGCACCGCTGCCCAGGAGCAGGCCTGGAACCGCCAGCAGCTGGAACAGCCGGTGGTGGCGCCGTTGTGGCGCGTCTGGACCTACGAGCAGCCCGCACTGGTGCTGGGCTGTTCGCAGCGCGCGCTGTACGAGCGCGCGGCCTCCGGTGCCCGATCCGTGGAGGTGCTGCTGCGCGAGTCCGGCGGCGGCGCCGTGCTCACCGGGCCCTGGCTGGTGAGTGTCTCGCTTGTGCTGCCACCGGGTCACGCCTGGCTGGGACAGGGCCTGCTGGAAAGCTACCGCCGGCTGGGCCAGCTGCATGCCGATGCCTTGGCGGAGTTGGGCGTGGCCGCATCGGCGCTACCGCCGGCGCAAATCCCGGACCTGCAGGACGCGCTCGCCAAGCAAGGCCCGCCCGCGCCGGACTGGGCCTGCTTCGGCAGCCTCTCACCCTGGGAGGTGGTGGATGCCGGGGGCCGCAAGCTCGTGGGCCTGGCGCAGCGGCGCAGGCGGCAGGGCGTGCTGCTGGTGGCGGGCACGCTGTTGGCGCCGCCGGATTGGGGTCTGCTGTGCGAGACCATGGGCCAGCCCCACGCCGCGACGCTGCTGCGGCAGCGTACGGTCGCCTGTGAACAGCTGCTGGGACGGGTCCTGGCACCCGCGACCTGGCGCGAGACCCTGGCAGGCCGGCTGGCGCAGGCGCTGGGATAAAGATCACCACTCAAGGAGAGAAGCATGAATTCATGGAACCGGTGGCTGCTTGCAGCTACGCTCGCACTGTGCGGGGCGCCTGCGATGGCCGCGGAGCCCACCTACCGGCAGGGTGAAGACATCTTCATCGAAACCGGGGTCGAGGCACCCGACCGTTCGCCGACCTGGTACGCCTCGGTGGTGGCCAGACCGTATGCGCCCGTTTTCGAGATGCTCGCCACCAGAGGAACGCAGGGCCGTTACTACCCTTACACCTATCCCGTCACGCTCAAGGACATCATCCGCTGGCACGGGCACGACTGCGAGGGGCTCACCCACGCGGCGAATGCGGCGCATGTGGCGTTCAGGATCCTGTTCCCCGATGGCATCGTCGACCGCAGCGTCCTGTGGGGTATCAGCGGCGAGTCTCCCTGCTGGTCGGACGCAGTCGCCTTTCTCACCGGCGCACGACTGCAATACGGCAACCTCGGCTACTTCCGCAACAAGGACTACGGCCACGCGATCGTGCTGTACCGCGAGGACACCGGGGTGGCGGTGCTGGCAACCTGGAAGCAGGGCATCAACAATATTCCAGGCGAACCCGTGGTGCTGCCGGAAGCGATCACCTGGCGGCCGAAGATGACGATGGCGGATGTCGAGCGCCTGAAGGCGGCGGTGAAGACGGCGGGTGGCGAGCCGACGCCCTACCAGGTCGACCAGATGCGCTACCAGCAATGGAGCCATCTGAACGACATCCTCGGCCGGCCTCTGGAGGAGAGCTACCAGGCCAGGGTGATCGAGAATTTCAGGTGGGCCGACTGGATCGATCCGGCCAGGACGGTCGCCAAGCCCCAGGCCCGGTCCGACACCCGCTTGAAGAACTACCCGAACCGGACCCGGCCAATCGAGGGCCCCAGGTAGCGGGGTGTGCCGGAGTCGTGTCCTGCCTTGACCGACCATCTGGCGTCGGTCCCGCGCAGGATGGCATCGTGCGCCGTACCGACGTTCAGCCGCCCACCAGTTTCTTGACCCGTTCGCCGTCCTTCAGCGAACTCGGCGGGAAGAGGATGAGCTCGGTGCCCGGTGCCAGTTCGCCCCTGATCCAGGCCTCACTGCCGTTGCGCGCCAGCACTTCCACCTCATGCAGGCGGGCGCGGCCCTTTTCCATGGCGTAGAGGGCGGCACGGGCGCCGGAGGGGAAGAGGGCGCTGACCGGCACCTTGAGCGCATCCTTCTCGGTCTGCACCACGATGCGCACATCGGCCTTGTAGCCGTCACCCAGGGCGTTCCACTGCTCGCGCGGCGCGAGGATGTCCAGCACCACGTTGACGCGCTGCTCCTCCACGCCCAGAGCCGAGACCTTGGTGTAGGCGGCCGGCTCCACCAGGCGCACGCGAGCGGGCAGCGGCTGCGGGCTGCCCCAGTTGGAAAGCAGGGCCGGCGTGCCGGGTTGGACCTGGGCGGCATCTTCGGTCAGCAGGTCCACCACCACTTCCAGATCGCCGGGGTCGCCCAGCTCCAGCAGCGCCGTGCCGGCCTGCACCAGGCCTTCGCTCTGCTGGTTGATCTTGAGCACCTTGCCGGCGATCGGGGCCTTGATGGCCCAGCTGCGCTGCGCTGTGACACCGGTGCTGAAGGTGCGGATGGCGATGCGCGCCTGTGCCAGTTCGTGGCCGGTGGCGTCTTCTTCCTGGCGCGCGCTGTCCAGTTCCTTCTGGCGCAGGCGCACGGTCAGGCGCCCGGTCTCGTTCTGCGTGGGCGAGACAAAACCCTGCTGCGCCAGCGTCTCGCTGCGCTTGAGGTCGGCCACGGCCTGGTCCAGTGCGGCCTTGGCGCGCTCCACATTGGCGCTGGCGCGGCGCACGGCGGCTTCCATGGCGCCGATGCGCTCGTTCTGTTCCTGGCGGGCGCGTTCGTCCAGCAGGCCGGGCATGACGGGCCACAGCGTGGCCAGCACGGCGTCGCGCGCCACGCTGTCGCCCTGCTTGAGCGCGATGCGCTGCACGCGACCGGTCAGCGGCGTGGACACCACGTAGCGTTCGCGCAGGCGGGTCTTGCCGTCTTCCTGCACAGCGCGCTCGAAGGGGCCACGGCTCACCGCGCCCAGTTCCACTTCCGTGGCCTGGGGCCAGAAGGCCCAGACCAGCAGCAGGACGGCCAGCAGCAGGCTGCCACCGATCCACAGTTTTTTCCTGGAGAGATTCATATTTGTTTTCCCTGGCTTGATGTTTCTATTCTCGTGTCTTCAGCACGCCCACCAGATCCAGCGTGTCGATGCGCCGGCGCACGATCAATGCGCTGGCCACGCCGGCGGCCACCACGACGATGGCGGCATAGGCGTAGGTGGGTGGCTGGATGATGAGCGGAAAGAAGAATTCGTCGGTCTTGATCAGCTGCACGATGCCGGCGGCCAGCCAGTAGCCGGCCACCAGGCCCAGCGGGATGGCCAGCAATATCTCCAGCGCCAGCTCGCCCAGCAGGAAGGTGGAGACCTCGCCGCGCGTGAAACCCAGCACGCGCAGGCTGGCCAGCTCCCAGGCGCGTTCGGCCAGCGCGATGCGCGCATGGTTGTAGACCACGCCCACGGCGATGATGCTGGCGAAGACGGTGAGGATGGCGCTGAAGACCAGCACGTTGCGCGCGGTGATCTCCTCGATGTTGCGCAGCATCACGGCTTTGCTGAAGGCCGCCGCCACGCGCGGCAGGTTCTTGAGCCGCTCCAGCAGCTCGGGTTCAAAGCCGCGCTCCACCGAGAGGGCGATGACGTTGACGTGGTCGCCTTCCTGCAGCAGGCGGTTGAGGCTGCGCCGCTCGATGTAGGCGCCCATGCCCATCATCTCCTGGACCGTGCCCATCACCGGCAGCTCCAGCACCTGGCGCCGGCCTTCCAGCAGTTCCACGCGTACGGTCTGGCCGGGTTGGATGTGCAGGCGCTCGGCCAGGCGGTCGGTCAGCAGCAGGCCGTCCTGCGGCGGGGCAAAACTCTTGTGGGCCACGTCCACGATGCGCTGCAGCTGCGGTTCGGCAGCCCGCCCCTGCACACTGCCGCGCCAGTGATGTTGCCCGTGCACCAGGCGCGCCGGCACGCTGCGCACGCCTTCGACGGCTGTCACGTGCGGCAGCCGTGCCACCTCAAAGGTAATGGGCGCGGGCGCAGCTTCCACCAGGCTGACGATGACGTCGCCGCGCAGCACCAGGCGGAACTGGGTGTGCAGCAGCAGGTCGATGGTGTCGCGCCAGAAGGTGCCGCTGATGACGATGGCCATGGAAGCCGCGATGCCCAGGATGGTGAGCGCTGTGCGCAGCGGGCGGCGCTGCATGGTGCGCAGGACCATGCGCACGGCCGGGCTGAAAAAGTCGCGCAGGCCCCAGGTCTCGACGAAGCTGGGCCGGAAGCGCCCCGGTGCCGGCGGGCGCATGGCTTCAGCCGGCGCCAGCTGCACGGTGGCGCTTATCGCGCGCCAGGTGGCGCCCAGGGCGGCAGCCAGGGTGATGGCGGTGGCGGCCAGGGCCAGCTCGGGCCGCACGCGGTGCCGCA is part of the Rhodoferax sp. BAB1 genome and harbors:
- a CDS encoding ABC transporter permease, which gives rise to MKALDRKLLRDLRLMWSQAITIALVVASGVAGFIASFSAYDALSWSREVYYTESRFADVFASLKRAPLALERQLAALPGAAHIETALTQIVQVDIPQVSDPIIGRLIGIDLQALPRLNRLHLRDGRMPVTQRGSALEVLVSEGFAIARKLQPGDRIHALINGKREELLITGIALSPEYIFAGMGGSPDLRGFGVFWLDRHALAAAYNMEGAFNQVSVRLAPGASEGRVIDGLNRLLAPYGGISAHGRDEQMSHMILNSEIKEQRVMGTVLPSIFLAVAAFLLNVVLSRQIATQREQIAALKALGYGNGDIAAHYVKLVLLIVILGVLLGIGVGAWLGNWFAGLYAEVFRFPELRHRVRPELALAATAITLAAALGATWRAISATVQLAPAEAMRPPAPGRFRPSFVETWGLRDFFSPAVRMVLRTMQRRPLRTALTILGIAASMAIVISGTFWRDTIDLLLHTQFRLVLRGDVIVSLVEAAPAPITFEVARLPHVTAVEGVRSVPARLVHGQHHWRGSVQGRAAEPQLQRIVDVAHKSFAPPQDGLLLTDRLAERLHIQPGQTVRVELLEGRRQVLELPVMGTVQEMMGMGAYIERRSLNRLLQEGDHVNVIALSVERGFEPELLERLKNLPRVAAAFSKAVMLRNIEEITARNVLVFSAILTVFASIIAVGVVYNHARIALAERAWELASLRVLGFTRGEVSTFLLGELALEILLAIPLGLVAGYWLAAGIVQLIKTDEFFFPLIIQPPTYAYAAIVVVAAGVASALIVRRRIDTLDLVGVLKTRE
- a CDS encoding formylmethanofuran dehydrogenase subunit E family protein, with the protein product MNSWNRWLLAATLALCGAPAMAAEPTYRQGEDIFIETGVEAPDRSPTWYASVVARPYAPVFEMLATRGTQGRYYPYTYPVTLKDIIRWHGHDCEGLTHAANAAHVAFRILFPDGIVDRSVLWGISGESPCWSDAVAFLTGARLQYGNLGYFRNKDYGHAIVLYREDTGVAVLATWKQGINNIPGEPVVLPEAITWRPKMTMADVERLKAAVKTAGGEPTPYQVDQMRYQQWSHLNDILGRPLEESYQARVIENFRWADWIDPARTVAKPQARSDTRLKNYPNRTRPIEGPR
- a CDS encoding ligase — translated: MPITSTAAQEQAWNRQQLEQPVVAPLWRVWTYEQPALVLGCSQRALYERAASGARSVEVLLRESGGGAVLTGPWLVSVSLVLPPGHAWLGQGLLESYRRLGQLHADALAELGVAASALPPAQIPDLQDALAKQGPPAPDWACFGSLSPWEVVDAGGRKLVGLAQRRRRQGVLLVAGTLLAPPDWGLLCETMGQPHAATLLRQRTVACEQLLGRVLAPATWRETLAGRLAQALG
- a CDS encoding efflux RND transporter periplasmic adaptor subunit, whose protein sequence is MNLSRKKLWIGGSLLLAVLLLVWAFWPQATEVELGAVSRGPFERAVQEDGKTRLRERYVVSTPLTGRVQRIALKQGDSVARDAVLATLWPVMPGLLDERARQEQNERIGAMEAAVRRASANVERAKAALDQAVADLKRSETLAQQGFVSPTQNETGRLTVRLRQKELDSARQEEDATGHELAQARIAIRTFSTGVTAQRSWAIKAPIAGKVLKINQQSEGLVQAGTALLELGDPGDLEVVVDLLTEDAAQVQPGTPALLSNWGSPQPLPARVRLVEPAAYTKVSALGVEEQRVNVVLDILAPREQWNALGDGYKADVRIVVQTEKDALKVPVSALFPSGARAALYAMEKGRARLHEVEVLARNGSEAWIRGELAPGTELILFPPSSLKDGERVKKLVGG